The Streptomyces sp. NBC_00459 DNA segment CGGACGGTGTCTCGACGCACCGCTTCACCGCCCCAGGTCGCGCAGCGTCACGGACCGGCCGGGTGACAGGGTGAGTTTCCGTGCCCTCGTCCCGTACGCCACCGTGGTCGTGCGACCGCCGACACTCGTCACCGTTACCTCGGTCGGCCTGCCGTGCCTCCAACTCAGATCCACGGTGAATCCACCACGTACACCCACACCCGTGATCGATCCGGACCCGGCCCAGGCGTCGGGCAGCGCGGGCAGCAGTTCGACATGGCCGGGGCGTGAGTACACCAGCATCTCGATCATCGCGGCGGGCGTCCCGAAGTTGCCGTCGATCTGAAAGATGCCGCGGCCCTGCTCGACCTGGTAGATGTCGAACAGGTTGGACGCCGTGCCGTTGCTGCCGTCGACGGAGGGCCGCAGGTTGTTCACGACGAGCTGATAGGCCTTGTCCGCGTCCTTCAGACGCGCCCAGCACAGACCGCGCCAGGCGTTGGCCCAGCCGAAGCTCTCCATCCCGCGCGCGGTGAGCAGTGCCGTCGCGCCCTCGACGATCTCAGCGGGCGTCGAGCCGTCCGGGCGGATCCGGTCTCCGGGGAACAACTGGACGAGCGGGGACAGGTGACGGTGGGTGGTCTCCCCCAGGTTGTCGGGGGACATCCACTCCTCCAACCAGCCGGTCTTCGGGCTCACTTGGGGCAGGTAGAGCCGTTTCTGCAGGCCGGCGACGGTCCGGGCGTACGTGCCGTCCTCGCCCAACACGGCACACGCCGTGCGGTAGTTGTCGAACAGGGCCCAGACCAGTTCCTGGGCGTAGGTGATGCCCTTGGCGTCGAGCGGGCCGTGTTCGGGCGACCAGTCGCTGTCGGCGACGAGGACCTCCTGCTTCTCGCCGGTGACCGGGTCCGTGACCGTCGTCGTCAGCAGTCTCGCCTCCCAGAACTCACAGGCGCCCTTGAGCATCGGGTGGATACGGGCGAGGTGGGCACGGTCCTGGGTGAACTCGTAGTGCTCGTAGAGGGAGTTGCACAGCCAGGCGTTGCCGGCGGGATGCCACCACCAGCCCATGCCGCCGTGGATGCCGGTGGAGATGGCGACGGTCCAGCCCGCGATCCTCCCGGTGGAGTTGCGGTAGCGGTTGCGGGGGTCGTTGAAGTGGGTGCGGGTGAGTTCGGTCCACGAGGGCAGCTGGGCCAGGCAGTAGTCGGTGAAGGCGTCGAAGCAGTCGGAGAGGGCGGCCCGGTCGGCCATCCAGTAGTTCATCTGGAGGTTGATGTCCGTGTGGTAATCGCCCATCCAGTCGGGGTCGTTGCCGTCGAGCCACAGACCCTGGAGGTTCAGGGGCAGACTGCCGCGTGATCCGGCGATCATGAGATAGCGCCCGAACTGCAGGTAGGACGCCTCAAGTTCGGGATCGGGGGTGTCGTCCGTGTGACGCGCCCGGATCCGCTCCCAGGTGTCCATGCCCCGTTGCTGCGCGGTCGAGGTGCCGAGCGACACGTCCATGCGCTCGAACAGCCTTCGGTGGTCGGCGACATGGGTGTGCAGCAGGGTGGTCGCGGAGTGCCCGGCGGCATCGAGGACCTTGGTGCGGGCGAGCTTTCGGGGGTCGAGCGCCGGGTCTCGGTAACCCTTGGCCGCGTCGGGCGCGTAGTCGGTGCCGCCCGTGACGATCACCGTGAGGCGTCCGCAGCCGCGGAAGGAGATCCGCGACCCGTCGACGGCGACGGTTCCCCCGCTGCCGTAGGCGGTGACGGCCGCCCCGTACCGCAGTCGGTTGGGCAACTCCGCGCCGAAGGACGCGTATCGGAGCGCCGGTACTCCCGTGGTGGTCTCGCCGTGGGTGCCGTCCAGGCTGATCTCGCCGGTGTAGTGTCCGCCGCCGTCCTGGGTGAAGTGCAGGACGAGGACGTCGTCGGGGGCGCTGGCGAACACCTGCCGCCGGTACGTCACACCGGAGCGCACATAGGAGGCGGTGACCAGTCCCTGATGGAGGTCGAGGGCGCGTCGGTAGCCGGAGACCGTCGAGAGGTCGTGGTCGGGTATGTCGACGGTCAGCTTGCCCAGCAGGGTGAACGACCCGAAGTTCTCGCGGGCGTAGGGGAATTGGCCGTCGTCGTCGAGGGTGGCGTTGGTGCCTCCGGTCCACATGGTGGCGTCGGTGATGAACAGCCGTTCCCGGCCCGGGTCGTTGCTCACCAGCGCCCCGAGCCGGCCGTTGCCGACCGGGAGGCCCTGAGTGATCATCGAGCCGTCGTCGGCGGGGGCCTGCCACCACAGTTCGCTGGAGGCGCGGTCCGGCAGCATCGGGGAGTCGGCAGGTCTCGCGGGTGCGGCGGAGGCGGTGAAGGCGGGCGCCCCGCCGAGGGCGGCGAGGGCTCCGGAAACCGTGGCGAAGGAGAGAAGGCCGCGTCGGCTG contains these protein-coding regions:
- a CDS encoding glycosyl hydrolase family 95 catalytic domain-containing protein gives rise to the protein MDTPRPDSPRTLPSRRGLLSFATVSGALAALGGAPAFTASAAPARPADSPMLPDRASSELWWQAPADDGSMITQGLPVGNGRLGALVSNDPGRERLFITDATMWTGGTNATLDDDGQFPYARENFGSFTLLGKLTVDIPDHDLSTVSGYRRALDLHQGLVTASYVRSGVTYRRQVFASAPDDVLVLHFTQDGGGHYTGEISLDGTHGETTTGVPALRYASFGAELPNRLRYGAAVTAYGSGGTVAVDGSRISFRGCGRLTVIVTGGTDYAPDAAKGYRDPALDPRKLARTKVLDAAGHSATTLLHTHVADHRRLFERMDVSLGTSTAQQRGMDTWERIRARHTDDTPDPELEASYLQFGRYLMIAGSRGSLPLNLQGLWLDGNDPDWMGDYHTDINLQMNYWMADRAALSDCFDAFTDYCLAQLPSWTELTRTHFNDPRNRYRNSTGRIAGWTVAISTGIHGGMGWWWHPAGNAWLCNSLYEHYEFTQDRAHLARIHPMLKGACEFWEARLLTTTVTDPVTGEKQEVLVADSDWSPEHGPLDAKGITYAQELVWALFDNYRTACAVLGEDGTYARTVAGLQKRLYLPQVSPKTGWLEEWMSPDNLGETTHRHLSPLVQLFPGDRIRPDGSTPAEIVEGATALLTARGMESFGWANAWRGLCWARLKDADKAYQLVVNNLRPSVDGSNGTASNLFDIYQVEQGRGIFQIDGNFGTPAAMIEMLVYSRPGHVELLPALPDAWAGSGSITGVGVRGGFTVDLSWRHGRPTEVTVTSVGGRTTTVAYGTRARKLTLSPGRSVTLRDLGR